In one window of Pieris brassicae chromosome 10, ilPieBrab1.1, whole genome shotgun sequence DNA:
- the LOC123715016 gene encoding filamin-A isoform X2 yields MKVNMDSGGSGKNLSGGSDPCWYIDSAYASSLKVSLRLPTRQFLEDLYQPCYRQSDLIRFVMAEVKMPSGNVDQPVIEDNRDGTVSIKYEPREEGVHELYVKYNGEHVQGSPYKFHVDSIPSGYVTAYGPGLISGVSGEPSLFTISTKGAGSGGLSLAVEGPSKAEITCHDNKDGTVAVSFLPTAPGEYKVSVRFGDKHIKGSPFLAKVTGEGRKRNQISVGSCSEVTLPGKISDNDIRSLNASIQAPSGLEEPCFLKRLPSGNIGISFTPREAGQHVVSVKKMGVHIQNSPFTITVQEQEVGDAKKVKVSGSALKEGKTQGENTFSVDTRNAGYGGLSLSIEGPSKAEIQCADSKDGVLSISYKPTEPGYYIVNLKFADHHVEGSPFTVKVSGEGSNRQREKIQRQRDPAPLTEVGTNCKLTFKMPGITSFDLAATVTSPGGVSEDAEIQEVEDGLYSVHFVPKELGVHTVSVKYREIHIPGSPFQFTVGPLRDSGAHLVKAGGAGLERGEAGRFNEFNVWTREAGAGQLAISLEGPSKAEIDFKDRKDGSCDVSYKVDEPGEYRVGLKFNEQHIPDSPFKVYISPAVGDAHLLEVAQFPDSAQVDKPTQFYIRLNGAKGQLNGTVVSPSGKTDDCFIQNIDGDQYSIRFMPRENGVHNINVKFNGVHIPASPLRIKVGKDDADPAAVHAHGAGLGSVKTGAKTDLIIDTCNAGAGILAVTMDGPSRVAMDCTEVEEGYKVRYTPLAPGFYYMSIKYNGHHIVGSPFKIEASGENLAEIGAQETSSVTVETVNKVAKAGQKQGPVLPHFKSDATKVTSKGMGLKKAYLNKHNQFTVHAGDAGNNILYVGIYGPKGPCDEVQLKHKGKNNYECWYVVRDRGEYIVIVKWGDDHIPGSPYKVEV; encoded by the exons AGGCAGTGGAAAAAACCTAAGTGGTGGGAGTGACCCCTGCTGGTACATCGACTCAGCATACGCGTCATCACTTAAGGTCTCCTTGCGTCTACCTACTAGACAATTTCTAGAAG ATTTGTATCAACCTTGCTATCGACAAAGTGATCTCATAAGATTCGTTATGG CGGAAGTAAAAATGCCCAGCGGTAACGTCGATCAGCCTGTCATTGAAGACAATAGGGATGGCACTGTGAGCATCAAATACGAGCCAAGGGAGGAGGGAGTACATGAATTGTATGTTAAGTACAATGGAGAACATGTGCAAG GTTCACCATACAAGTTTCACGTGGACTCCATTCCCTCCGGATACGTGACCGCATATGGACCAGGTTTGATTAGTGGCGTCAGTGGAGAACCTAGCCTGTTCACCATTAGCACTAAGGGAGCAGGATCCGGAGGTTTGTCGCTGGCTGTAGAAGGTCCTAGCAAAGCTGAG ATAACATGTCACGACAACAAAGACGGCACAGTGGCTGTATCATTCCTGCCCACTGCACCAGGCGAGTACAAGGTATCCGTAAGATTTGGAGACAAACACATCAAGGGATCGCCTTTCTTAGCCAAG GTGACAGGAGAAGGTAGAAAGAGGAACCAGATCTCAGTTGGTAGCTGTAGTGAAGTAACTCTACCAGGAAAGATTAGTGACAATGACATTCGCAGTCTTAACGCTTCAATACAG gcACCATCAGGCTTAGAAGAGCCATGTTTCCTCAAACGGTTGCCTTCTGGTAATATCGGGATTAGTTTTACTCCCCGCGAGGCAGGACAGCACGTCGTGTCGGTGAAGAAGATGGGTGTTCACATCCAAAATTCTCCATTTACAATCACCGTCCAGGAACAGGAAGTTGGTGATGCCAAGAAAGTTAAG GTATCAGGCAGTGCCTTGAAAGAGGGCAAGACTCAAGGCGAAAATACCTTTTCTGTGGATACCAGGAACGCTGGTTATGGTGGTCTTTCCTTATCTATTGAAG GACCGAGTAAAGCAGAAATCCAGTGCGCAGACAGCAAAGACGGAGTACTATCTATCAGCTATAAGCCAACTGAGCCAGGTTACTACATCGTCAATTTGAAGTTCGCTGATCATCATGTAGAAGGATCGCCATTCACTGTCAAg GTGTCTGGTGAAGGCAGCAACAGACAGCGAGAGAAAATTCAAAGACAGCGCGATCCCGCGCCTCTCACTGAAGTGGGAACTAACTGCAAACTTACCTTCAAAATGCctg GCATCACATCCTTTGATCTGGCTGCAACAGTAACCAGCCCTGGAGGTGTCTCTGAAGACGCGGAGATCCAGGAGGTGGAAGACGGGTTATACTCCGTTCATTTCGTACCAAAGGAATTAGGTGTCCACACTGTGTCTGTTAAATATAGGGAGATCCATATTCCCG GATCTCCGTTCCAATTCACCGTGGGTCCACTTAGGGATTCTGGTGCTCACTTGGTGAAAGCTGGAGGAGCTGGCCTTGAAAGAGGAGAGGCTGGAAGATTCAATGAGTTCAATGTATGGACCAGGGAAGCTGGGGCTGGACAACTTGCCATCTCACTTGAGGGTCCTAGCAAG gctGAAATTGACTTCAAGGATCGTAAGGACGGGTCCTGTGACGTATCTTACAAAGTTGATGAGCCTG GTGAATACCGTGTCGGCTTAAAATTCAACGAGCAACACATCCCAGACTCACCCTTCAAGGTCTACATCAGTCCAGCAGTGGGTGACGCCCACCTGTTGGAGGTGGCCCAATTCCCTGATTCAGCACAAGTGGACAAACCCACCCAGTTCTACATCAGACTAAATGGGGCCAAGGGACAGCTCAATGGCACT GTGGTCTCCCCGTCAGGCAAGACAGATGACTGCTTCATCCAAAACATTGATGGGGACCAGTACTCCATCAGGTTCATGCCACGAGAGAATGGAGTTCATAACATCAACGTGAAGTTTAACGGAGTTCACATACCAGCCTCGCCATTACGGATaaag GTCGGCAAAGACGACGCTGATCCCGCTGCAGTCCATGCTCACGGCGCTGGTTTGGGATCAGTTAAAACTG GTGCCAAGACCGACCTGATAATCGACACATGCAACGCTGGAGCTGGTATCCTCGCTGTCACCATGGACGGACCTTCACGTGTGGCCATGGACTGTACGGAGGTGGAAGAGGGCTACAAG gTGAGGTATACGCCATTGGCTCCCGGATTCTACTACATGAGCATAAAATACAATGGTCATCACATCGTGGGGTCACCATTCAAGATCGAAGCTTCAG GAGAAAACCTGGCAGAAATCGGCGCTCAAGAGACATCATCAGTAACAGTAGAAACGGTTAACAAAGTAGCTAAGGCTGGACAGAAACAGGGTCCAGTTCTGCCACACTTCAAATCTGACGCAACCAAAGTTACTAGCAAGGGTATGGGGTTAAAGAAGGCGTACTTGAACAAGCACAACCAGTTCACCGTTCACGCTGGCGACGCGG GTAACAACATTCTATACGTCGGAATCTACGGCCCCAAGGGTCCATGCGATGAAGTCCAATTGAAGCATAAGGGAAAGAACAACTATGAGTGCTGGTACGTGGTCAGAGACAGAGGAGAATACATAGTAATTGTCAAGTGGGGCGATGACCATATTCCTGGTTCACCCTACAAGGTAGAGGTCTAA
- the LOC123715016 gene encoding filamin-A isoform X3: MKVNMDSGGSGKNLSGGSDPCWYIDSAYASSLKVSLRLPTRQFLEAEVKMPSGNVDQPVIEDNRDGTVSIKYEPREEGVHELYVKYNGEHVQGSPYKFHVDSIPSGYVTAYGPGLISGVSGEPSLFTISTKGAGSGGLSLAVEGPSKAEITCHDNKDGTVAVSFLPTAPGEYKVSVRFGDKHIKGSPFLAKVTGEGRKRNQISVGSCSEVTLPGKISDNDIRSLNASIQAPSGLEEPCFLKRLPSGNIGISFTPREAGQHVVSVKKMGVHIQNSPFTITVQEQEVGDAKKVKVSGSALKEGKTQGENTFSVDTRNAGYGGLSLSIEGPSKAEIQCADSKDGVLSISYKPTEPGYYIVNLKFADHHVEGSPFTVKVSGEGSNRQREKIQRQRDPAPLTEVGTNCKLTFKMPGITSFDLAATVTSPGGVSEDAEIQEVEDGLYSVHFVPKELGVHTVSVKYREIHIPGSPFQFTVGPLRDSGAHLVKAGGAGLERGEAGRFNEFNVWTREAGAGQLAISLEGPSKAEIDFKDRKDGSCDVSYKVDEPGEYRVGLKFNEQHIPDSPFKVYISPAVGDAHLLEVAQFPDSAQVDKPTQFYIRLNGAKGQLNGTVVSPSGKTDDCFIQNIDGDQYSIRFMPRENGVHNINVKFNGVHIPASPLRIKVGKDDADPAAVHAHGAGLGSVKTGAKTDLIIDTCNAGAGILAVTMDGPSRVAMDCTEVEEGYKVRYTPLAPGFYYMSIKYNGHHIVGSPFKIEASGENLAEIGAQETSSVTVETVNKVAKAGQKQGPVLPHFKSDATKVTSKGMGLKKAYLNKHNQFTVHAGDAGNNILYVGIYGPKGPCDEVQLKHKGKNNYECWYVVRDRGEYIVIVKWGDDHIPGSPYKVEV, translated from the exons AGGCAGTGGAAAAAACCTAAGTGGTGGGAGTGACCCCTGCTGGTACATCGACTCAGCATACGCGTCATCACTTAAGGTCTCCTTGCGTCTACCTACTAGACAATTTCTAGAAG CGGAAGTAAAAATGCCCAGCGGTAACGTCGATCAGCCTGTCATTGAAGACAATAGGGATGGCACTGTGAGCATCAAATACGAGCCAAGGGAGGAGGGAGTACATGAATTGTATGTTAAGTACAATGGAGAACATGTGCAAG GTTCACCATACAAGTTTCACGTGGACTCCATTCCCTCCGGATACGTGACCGCATATGGACCAGGTTTGATTAGTGGCGTCAGTGGAGAACCTAGCCTGTTCACCATTAGCACTAAGGGAGCAGGATCCGGAGGTTTGTCGCTGGCTGTAGAAGGTCCTAGCAAAGCTGAG ATAACATGTCACGACAACAAAGACGGCACAGTGGCTGTATCATTCCTGCCCACTGCACCAGGCGAGTACAAGGTATCCGTAAGATTTGGAGACAAACACATCAAGGGATCGCCTTTCTTAGCCAAG GTGACAGGAGAAGGTAGAAAGAGGAACCAGATCTCAGTTGGTAGCTGTAGTGAAGTAACTCTACCAGGAAAGATTAGTGACAATGACATTCGCAGTCTTAACGCTTCAATACAG gcACCATCAGGCTTAGAAGAGCCATGTTTCCTCAAACGGTTGCCTTCTGGTAATATCGGGATTAGTTTTACTCCCCGCGAGGCAGGACAGCACGTCGTGTCGGTGAAGAAGATGGGTGTTCACATCCAAAATTCTCCATTTACAATCACCGTCCAGGAACAGGAAGTTGGTGATGCCAAGAAAGTTAAG GTATCAGGCAGTGCCTTGAAAGAGGGCAAGACTCAAGGCGAAAATACCTTTTCTGTGGATACCAGGAACGCTGGTTATGGTGGTCTTTCCTTATCTATTGAAG GACCGAGTAAAGCAGAAATCCAGTGCGCAGACAGCAAAGACGGAGTACTATCTATCAGCTATAAGCCAACTGAGCCAGGTTACTACATCGTCAATTTGAAGTTCGCTGATCATCATGTAGAAGGATCGCCATTCACTGTCAAg GTGTCTGGTGAAGGCAGCAACAGACAGCGAGAGAAAATTCAAAGACAGCGCGATCCCGCGCCTCTCACTGAAGTGGGAACTAACTGCAAACTTACCTTCAAAATGCctg GCATCACATCCTTTGATCTGGCTGCAACAGTAACCAGCCCTGGAGGTGTCTCTGAAGACGCGGAGATCCAGGAGGTGGAAGACGGGTTATACTCCGTTCATTTCGTACCAAAGGAATTAGGTGTCCACACTGTGTCTGTTAAATATAGGGAGATCCATATTCCCG GATCTCCGTTCCAATTCACCGTGGGTCCACTTAGGGATTCTGGTGCTCACTTGGTGAAAGCTGGAGGAGCTGGCCTTGAAAGAGGAGAGGCTGGAAGATTCAATGAGTTCAATGTATGGACCAGGGAAGCTGGGGCTGGACAACTTGCCATCTCACTTGAGGGTCCTAGCAAG gctGAAATTGACTTCAAGGATCGTAAGGACGGGTCCTGTGACGTATCTTACAAAGTTGATGAGCCTG GTGAATACCGTGTCGGCTTAAAATTCAACGAGCAACACATCCCAGACTCACCCTTCAAGGTCTACATCAGTCCAGCAGTGGGTGACGCCCACCTGTTGGAGGTGGCCCAATTCCCTGATTCAGCACAAGTGGACAAACCCACCCAGTTCTACATCAGACTAAATGGGGCCAAGGGACAGCTCAATGGCACT GTGGTCTCCCCGTCAGGCAAGACAGATGACTGCTTCATCCAAAACATTGATGGGGACCAGTACTCCATCAGGTTCATGCCACGAGAGAATGGAGTTCATAACATCAACGTGAAGTTTAACGGAGTTCACATACCAGCCTCGCCATTACGGATaaag GTCGGCAAAGACGACGCTGATCCCGCTGCAGTCCATGCTCACGGCGCTGGTTTGGGATCAGTTAAAACTG GTGCCAAGACCGACCTGATAATCGACACATGCAACGCTGGAGCTGGTATCCTCGCTGTCACCATGGACGGACCTTCACGTGTGGCCATGGACTGTACGGAGGTGGAAGAGGGCTACAAG gTGAGGTATACGCCATTGGCTCCCGGATTCTACTACATGAGCATAAAATACAATGGTCATCACATCGTGGGGTCACCATTCAAGATCGAAGCTTCAG GAGAAAACCTGGCAGAAATCGGCGCTCAAGAGACATCATCAGTAACAGTAGAAACGGTTAACAAAGTAGCTAAGGCTGGACAGAAACAGGGTCCAGTTCTGCCACACTTCAAATCTGACGCAACCAAAGTTACTAGCAAGGGTATGGGGTTAAAGAAGGCGTACTTGAACAAGCACAACCAGTTCACCGTTCACGCTGGCGACGCGG GTAACAACATTCTATACGTCGGAATCTACGGCCCCAAGGGTCCATGCGATGAAGTCCAATTGAAGCATAAGGGAAAGAACAACTATGAGTGCTGGTACGTGGTCAGAGACAGAGGAGAATACATAGTAATTGTCAAGTGGGGCGATGACCATATTCCTGGTTCACCCTACAAGGTAGAGGTCTAA
- the LOC123715016 gene encoding filamin-A isoform X1, with translation MALMELWNSLVGGNKESDWSEVASLYLDNRKKYFSVSEIDKEEVPIVFSEGHKISFNKTGLGLDYTPLNSITIYHIDTRKAEVKMPSGNVDQPVIEDNRDGTVSIKYEPREEGVHELYVKYNGEHVQGSPYKFHVDSIPSGYVTAYGPGLISGVSGEPSLFTISTKGAGSGGLSLAVEGPSKAEITCHDNKDGTVAVSFLPTAPGEYKVSVRFGDKHIKGSPFLAKVTGEGRKRNQISVGSCSEVTLPGKISDNDIRSLNASIQAPSGLEEPCFLKRLPSGNIGISFTPREAGQHVVSVKKMGVHIQNSPFTITVQEQEVGDAKKVKVSGSALKEGKTQGENTFSVDTRNAGYGGLSLSIEGPSKAEIQCADSKDGVLSISYKPTEPGYYIVNLKFADHHVEGSPFTVKVSGEGSNRQREKIQRQRDPAPLTEVGTNCKLTFKMPGITSFDLAATVTSPGGVSEDAEIQEVEDGLYSVHFVPKELGVHTVSVKYREIHIPGSPFQFTVGPLRDSGAHLVKAGGAGLERGEAGRFNEFNVWTREAGAGQLAISLEGPSKAEIDFKDRKDGSCDVSYKVDEPGEYRVGLKFNEQHIPDSPFKVYISPAVGDAHLLEVAQFPDSAQVDKPTQFYIRLNGAKGQLNGTVVSPSGKTDDCFIQNIDGDQYSIRFMPRENGVHNINVKFNGVHIPASPLRIKVGKDDADPAAVHAHGAGLGSVKTGAKTDLIIDTCNAGAGILAVTMDGPSRVAMDCTEVEEGYKVRYTPLAPGFYYMSIKYNGHHIVGSPFKIEASGENLAEIGAQETSSVTVETVNKVAKAGQKQGPVLPHFKSDATKVTSKGMGLKKAYLNKHNQFTVHAGDAGNNILYVGIYGPKGPCDEVQLKHKGKNNYECWYVVRDRGEYIVIVKWGDDHIPGSPYKVEV, from the exons atggcgctaatGGAACTGTGGAATTCTCTTGTCGGTGGTAACAAGGAGTCAGACTGGAGTGAGGTAGCGTCTCTATACCTCGATAACCGTAAAAAATACTTCTCAGTGTCCGAAATAGATAAGGAAGAAGTTCCTATAGTGTTTTCTGAGGGTCATAAAATCAGCTTCAACAAAACTGGACTGGGATTGGACTATACCCCACTTAACTCTATCACAATATATCACATTGATACTAGGAAAG CGGAAGTAAAAATGCCCAGCGGTAACGTCGATCAGCCTGTCATTGAAGACAATAGGGATGGCACTGTGAGCATCAAATACGAGCCAAGGGAGGAGGGAGTACATGAATTGTATGTTAAGTACAATGGAGAACATGTGCAAG GTTCACCATACAAGTTTCACGTGGACTCCATTCCCTCCGGATACGTGACCGCATATGGACCAGGTTTGATTAGTGGCGTCAGTGGAGAACCTAGCCTGTTCACCATTAGCACTAAGGGAGCAGGATCCGGAGGTTTGTCGCTGGCTGTAGAAGGTCCTAGCAAAGCTGAG ATAACATGTCACGACAACAAAGACGGCACAGTGGCTGTATCATTCCTGCCCACTGCACCAGGCGAGTACAAGGTATCCGTAAGATTTGGAGACAAACACATCAAGGGATCGCCTTTCTTAGCCAAG GTGACAGGAGAAGGTAGAAAGAGGAACCAGATCTCAGTTGGTAGCTGTAGTGAAGTAACTCTACCAGGAAAGATTAGTGACAATGACATTCGCAGTCTTAACGCTTCAATACAG gcACCATCAGGCTTAGAAGAGCCATGTTTCCTCAAACGGTTGCCTTCTGGTAATATCGGGATTAGTTTTACTCCCCGCGAGGCAGGACAGCACGTCGTGTCGGTGAAGAAGATGGGTGTTCACATCCAAAATTCTCCATTTACAATCACCGTCCAGGAACAGGAAGTTGGTGATGCCAAGAAAGTTAAG GTATCAGGCAGTGCCTTGAAAGAGGGCAAGACTCAAGGCGAAAATACCTTTTCTGTGGATACCAGGAACGCTGGTTATGGTGGTCTTTCCTTATCTATTGAAG GACCGAGTAAAGCAGAAATCCAGTGCGCAGACAGCAAAGACGGAGTACTATCTATCAGCTATAAGCCAACTGAGCCAGGTTACTACATCGTCAATTTGAAGTTCGCTGATCATCATGTAGAAGGATCGCCATTCACTGTCAAg GTGTCTGGTGAAGGCAGCAACAGACAGCGAGAGAAAATTCAAAGACAGCGCGATCCCGCGCCTCTCACTGAAGTGGGAACTAACTGCAAACTTACCTTCAAAATGCctg GCATCACATCCTTTGATCTGGCTGCAACAGTAACCAGCCCTGGAGGTGTCTCTGAAGACGCGGAGATCCAGGAGGTGGAAGACGGGTTATACTCCGTTCATTTCGTACCAAAGGAATTAGGTGTCCACACTGTGTCTGTTAAATATAGGGAGATCCATATTCCCG GATCTCCGTTCCAATTCACCGTGGGTCCACTTAGGGATTCTGGTGCTCACTTGGTGAAAGCTGGAGGAGCTGGCCTTGAAAGAGGAGAGGCTGGAAGATTCAATGAGTTCAATGTATGGACCAGGGAAGCTGGGGCTGGACAACTTGCCATCTCACTTGAGGGTCCTAGCAAG gctGAAATTGACTTCAAGGATCGTAAGGACGGGTCCTGTGACGTATCTTACAAAGTTGATGAGCCTG GTGAATACCGTGTCGGCTTAAAATTCAACGAGCAACACATCCCAGACTCACCCTTCAAGGTCTACATCAGTCCAGCAGTGGGTGACGCCCACCTGTTGGAGGTGGCCCAATTCCCTGATTCAGCACAAGTGGACAAACCCACCCAGTTCTACATCAGACTAAATGGGGCCAAGGGACAGCTCAATGGCACT GTGGTCTCCCCGTCAGGCAAGACAGATGACTGCTTCATCCAAAACATTGATGGGGACCAGTACTCCATCAGGTTCATGCCACGAGAGAATGGAGTTCATAACATCAACGTGAAGTTTAACGGAGTTCACATACCAGCCTCGCCATTACGGATaaag GTCGGCAAAGACGACGCTGATCCCGCTGCAGTCCATGCTCACGGCGCTGGTTTGGGATCAGTTAAAACTG GTGCCAAGACCGACCTGATAATCGACACATGCAACGCTGGAGCTGGTATCCTCGCTGTCACCATGGACGGACCTTCACGTGTGGCCATGGACTGTACGGAGGTGGAAGAGGGCTACAAG gTGAGGTATACGCCATTGGCTCCCGGATTCTACTACATGAGCATAAAATACAATGGTCATCACATCGTGGGGTCACCATTCAAGATCGAAGCTTCAG GAGAAAACCTGGCAGAAATCGGCGCTCAAGAGACATCATCAGTAACAGTAGAAACGGTTAACAAAGTAGCTAAGGCTGGACAGAAACAGGGTCCAGTTCTGCCACACTTCAAATCTGACGCAACCAAAGTTACTAGCAAGGGTATGGGGTTAAAGAAGGCGTACTTGAACAAGCACAACCAGTTCACCGTTCACGCTGGCGACGCGG GTAACAACATTCTATACGTCGGAATCTACGGCCCCAAGGGTCCATGCGATGAAGTCCAATTGAAGCATAAGGGAAAGAACAACTATGAGTGCTGGTACGTGGTCAGAGACAGAGGAGAATACATAGTAATTGTCAAGTGGGGCGATGACCATATTCCTGGTTCACCCTACAAGGTAGAGGTCTAA
- the LOC123715016 gene encoding filamin-A isoform X4 — translation MPSGNVDQPVIEDNRDGTVSIKYEPREEGVHELYVKYNGEHVQGSPYKFHVDSIPSGYVTAYGPGLISGVSGEPSLFTISTKGAGSGGLSLAVEGPSKAEITCHDNKDGTVAVSFLPTAPGEYKVSVRFGDKHIKGSPFLAKVTGEGRKRNQISVGSCSEVTLPGKISDNDIRSLNASIQAPSGLEEPCFLKRLPSGNIGISFTPREAGQHVVSVKKMGVHIQNSPFTITVQEQEVGDAKKVKVSGSALKEGKTQGENTFSVDTRNAGYGGLSLSIEGPSKAEIQCADSKDGVLSISYKPTEPGYYIVNLKFADHHVEGSPFTVKVSGEGSNRQREKIQRQRDPAPLTEVGTNCKLTFKMPGITSFDLAATVTSPGGVSEDAEIQEVEDGLYSVHFVPKELGVHTVSVKYREIHIPGSPFQFTVGPLRDSGAHLVKAGGAGLERGEAGRFNEFNVWTREAGAGQLAISLEGPSKAEIDFKDRKDGSCDVSYKVDEPGEYRVGLKFNEQHIPDSPFKVYISPAVGDAHLLEVAQFPDSAQVDKPTQFYIRLNGAKGQLNGTVVSPSGKTDDCFIQNIDGDQYSIRFMPRENGVHNINVKFNGVHIPASPLRIKVGKDDADPAAVHAHGAGLGSVKTGAKTDLIIDTCNAGAGILAVTMDGPSRVAMDCTEVEEGYKVRYTPLAPGFYYMSIKYNGHHIVGSPFKIEASGENLAEIGAQETSSVTVETVNKVAKAGQKQGPVLPHFKSDATKVTSKGMGLKKAYLNKHNQFTVHAGDAGNNILYVGIYGPKGPCDEVQLKHKGKNNYECWYVVRDRGEYIVIVKWGDDHIPGSPYKVEV, via the exons ATGCCCAGCGGTAACGTCGATCAGCCTGTCATTGAAGACAATAGGGATGGCACTGTGAGCATCAAATACGAGCCAAGGGAGGAGGGAGTACATGAATTGTATGTTAAGTACAATGGAGAACATGTGCAAG GTTCACCATACAAGTTTCACGTGGACTCCATTCCCTCCGGATACGTGACCGCATATGGACCAGGTTTGATTAGTGGCGTCAGTGGAGAACCTAGCCTGTTCACCATTAGCACTAAGGGAGCAGGATCCGGAGGTTTGTCGCTGGCTGTAGAAGGTCCTAGCAAAGCTGAG ATAACATGTCACGACAACAAAGACGGCACAGTGGCTGTATCATTCCTGCCCACTGCACCAGGCGAGTACAAGGTATCCGTAAGATTTGGAGACAAACACATCAAGGGATCGCCTTTCTTAGCCAAG GTGACAGGAGAAGGTAGAAAGAGGAACCAGATCTCAGTTGGTAGCTGTAGTGAAGTAACTCTACCAGGAAAGATTAGTGACAATGACATTCGCAGTCTTAACGCTTCAATACAG gcACCATCAGGCTTAGAAGAGCCATGTTTCCTCAAACGGTTGCCTTCTGGTAATATCGGGATTAGTTTTACTCCCCGCGAGGCAGGACAGCACGTCGTGTCGGTGAAGAAGATGGGTGTTCACATCCAAAATTCTCCATTTACAATCACCGTCCAGGAACAGGAAGTTGGTGATGCCAAGAAAGTTAAG GTATCAGGCAGTGCCTTGAAAGAGGGCAAGACTCAAGGCGAAAATACCTTTTCTGTGGATACCAGGAACGCTGGTTATGGTGGTCTTTCCTTATCTATTGAAG GACCGAGTAAAGCAGAAATCCAGTGCGCAGACAGCAAAGACGGAGTACTATCTATCAGCTATAAGCCAACTGAGCCAGGTTACTACATCGTCAATTTGAAGTTCGCTGATCATCATGTAGAAGGATCGCCATTCACTGTCAAg GTGTCTGGTGAAGGCAGCAACAGACAGCGAGAGAAAATTCAAAGACAGCGCGATCCCGCGCCTCTCACTGAAGTGGGAACTAACTGCAAACTTACCTTCAAAATGCctg GCATCACATCCTTTGATCTGGCTGCAACAGTAACCAGCCCTGGAGGTGTCTCTGAAGACGCGGAGATCCAGGAGGTGGAAGACGGGTTATACTCCGTTCATTTCGTACCAAAGGAATTAGGTGTCCACACTGTGTCTGTTAAATATAGGGAGATCCATATTCCCG GATCTCCGTTCCAATTCACCGTGGGTCCACTTAGGGATTCTGGTGCTCACTTGGTGAAAGCTGGAGGAGCTGGCCTTGAAAGAGGAGAGGCTGGAAGATTCAATGAGTTCAATGTATGGACCAGGGAAGCTGGGGCTGGACAACTTGCCATCTCACTTGAGGGTCCTAGCAAG gctGAAATTGACTTCAAGGATCGTAAGGACGGGTCCTGTGACGTATCTTACAAAGTTGATGAGCCTG GTGAATACCGTGTCGGCTTAAAATTCAACGAGCAACACATCCCAGACTCACCCTTCAAGGTCTACATCAGTCCAGCAGTGGGTGACGCCCACCTGTTGGAGGTGGCCCAATTCCCTGATTCAGCACAAGTGGACAAACCCACCCAGTTCTACATCAGACTAAATGGGGCCAAGGGACAGCTCAATGGCACT GTGGTCTCCCCGTCAGGCAAGACAGATGACTGCTTCATCCAAAACATTGATGGGGACCAGTACTCCATCAGGTTCATGCCACGAGAGAATGGAGTTCATAACATCAACGTGAAGTTTAACGGAGTTCACATACCAGCCTCGCCATTACGGATaaag GTCGGCAAAGACGACGCTGATCCCGCTGCAGTCCATGCTCACGGCGCTGGTTTGGGATCAGTTAAAACTG GTGCCAAGACCGACCTGATAATCGACACATGCAACGCTGGAGCTGGTATCCTCGCTGTCACCATGGACGGACCTTCACGTGTGGCCATGGACTGTACGGAGGTGGAAGAGGGCTACAAG gTGAGGTATACGCCATTGGCTCCCGGATTCTACTACATGAGCATAAAATACAATGGTCATCACATCGTGGGGTCACCATTCAAGATCGAAGCTTCAG GAGAAAACCTGGCAGAAATCGGCGCTCAAGAGACATCATCAGTAACAGTAGAAACGGTTAACAAAGTAGCTAAGGCTGGACAGAAACAGGGTCCAGTTCTGCCACACTTCAAATCTGACGCAACCAAAGTTACTAGCAAGGGTATGGGGTTAAAGAAGGCGTACTTGAACAAGCACAACCAGTTCACCGTTCACGCTGGCGACGCGG GTAACAACATTCTATACGTCGGAATCTACGGCCCCAAGGGTCCATGCGATGAAGTCCAATTGAAGCATAAGGGAAAGAACAACTATGAGTGCTGGTACGTGGTCAGAGACAGAGGAGAATACATAGTAATTGTCAAGTGGGGCGATGACCATATTCCTGGTTCACCCTACAAGGTAGAGGTCTAA